Proteins from a genomic interval of Pseudomonas paeninsulae:
- a CDS encoding sensor histidine kinase has product MLSIRARTLLLVLGLLSLSMTLISYKSYRDAQHEIEELFDAQLAQTARLLQGMVSRDMPPSARQNLQRALNQAILAQHEDGSDDAASGHPYEGKLAFQVLDERGQILLQSASAPNGVLEKMVEDLEQTDNSPPALATDELLAHITEQLAGYHTVTLGDYHWRLFILRDRLDGHWILVGEREDVRGELVGKVALRSLLPDLVGLPLLALLVWLAVGWGLRPLQRMAELIKARAPDNLAPLLLSPLPAELEPMGAALNRLLMQVKQLLNQEKRFIADAAHELRTPLAVLRIHAQNALQAPDPADRNDALRQLGGGVERATRVITQLLTLARLDPNVVQLAMVNLDLLGFVRNELAELIPLALDRQQDLNLDADESGDYQLLADGPSLGTLLQNLVGNAVQYTPPGGRIQVQLHAQADAVLLRIQDSGPGVEAALREKLFERFYRQGSGQGAGLGLSIVLRVVELHRGSISLDESPLGGLEVCVRLPRDGRGS; this is encoded by the coding sequence ATGCTGTCGATCCGCGCCCGTACCCTGCTGCTGGTTCTCGGCTTGCTCAGCCTGTCGATGACCCTGATCTCCTACAAAAGCTACCGCGATGCCCAGCATGAGATCGAAGAGCTGTTCGATGCCCAGTTGGCGCAGACCGCCCGCCTGCTGCAAGGCATGGTCAGCCGCGACATGCCCCCGAGCGCGCGCCAGAACCTGCAACGTGCGCTGAACCAGGCCATCCTGGCGCAACATGAAGACGGCAGTGACGACGCCGCCAGCGGCCACCCCTATGAGGGCAAACTGGCCTTCCAGGTGCTCGATGAACGGGGCCAGATACTCCTGCAGTCGGCCAGCGCCCCGAACGGCGTACTGGAGAAAATGGTCGAAGACCTGGAGCAAACGGACAATTCCCCTCCCGCACTGGCAACCGACGAGCTCCTGGCCCACATCACCGAGCAGCTGGCCGGCTACCACACGGTCACCCTGGGAGACTATCACTGGCGCCTGTTCATCCTGCGCGACCGACTCGATGGCCACTGGATTCTGGTGGGTGAGCGAGAAGACGTGCGCGGCGAACTGGTGGGTAAAGTCGCCCTGCGCAGCCTGCTGCCCGACCTGGTCGGCCTGCCCCTGCTCGCCCTGCTGGTATGGCTGGCCGTAGGTTGGGGGCTGCGTCCACTGCAGCGCATGGCCGAGCTGATCAAGGCCCGCGCCCCGGACAACCTGGCGCCCCTGCTGCTGTCGCCGTTGCCTGCCGAGCTGGAACCCATGGGCGCCGCACTCAACCGCCTGCTGATGCAGGTCAAGCAACTGCTCAACCAGGAAAAACGCTTCATCGCCGACGCCGCCCACGAACTGCGCACGCCGCTGGCGGTGCTGCGCATCCATGCGCAAAACGCCCTGCAAGCCCCCGACCCGGCCGACCGCAACGACGCACTGCGTCAGCTCGGTGGCGGCGTCGAACGCGCCACCCGGGTCATCACCCAGTTGCTGACCCTGGCCCGCCTCGACCCCAACGTGGTGCAACTGGCGATGGTCAACCTCGACCTGCTCGGCTTCGTCCGCAACGAACTGGCCGAACTCATCCCCCTGGCCCTCGACCGCCAGCAGGACCTCAACCTCGACGCCGACGAAAGCGGCGACTACCAGCTACTCGCCGACGGTCCGAGCCTGGGCACCCTGCTGCAAAATCTGGTCGGCAACGCCGTGCAATACACCCCACCCGGCGGGCGCATCCAGGTGCAACTGCACGCGCAAGCCGATGCCGTACTGCTGCGCATCCAAGACAGCGGCCCCGGCGTCGAAGCGGCCCTGCGGGAAAAACTCTTCGAACGCTTCTACCGCCAGGGCAGCGGCCAAGGGGCAGGACTCGGCCTGTCGATCGTGCTGCGCGTGGTCGAACTGCACCGTGGCAGTATCAGCCTCGATGAATCGCCATTGGGCGGCCTGGAAGTCTGCGTGCGCCTGCCGAGGGATGGCCGGGGCAGCTAA
- a CDS encoding IS1595 family transposase: MARNQVQFQPGLSLTNFLKHYATEEQCREALFKLRWPAGFICPECGHQGACCQLARRLYQCNRCHHQASLTARTIFDSTKLPLTTWFLAIYLLTQRKNSLSALQLSRELGVSYNTAWQLKHKIMQVMFERERNTVLSGRIEVDDAYLGGERPGKRGRGSENKAPFIAAVQTSAEGHPQYLQLRRVRAFTLKAIGSYAQQSVAPGSTVFSDGLACFRAFDARECQHFSIVTGSGRASAQHPTFKWVNTLLGNVKNALTGTFHAFDLKHAPRYLAEFEYRFNRRFDLGAMIERFSYAALRTPPMPYRLLKLAEVYA; the protein is encoded by the coding sequence ATGGCCCGCAATCAGGTTCAATTCCAGCCCGGTCTTTCGCTCACTAACTTCCTTAAGCACTACGCAACCGAGGAGCAGTGTCGCGAAGCGCTCTTCAAGCTACGTTGGCCAGCCGGCTTCATCTGCCCCGAGTGTGGCCATCAGGGCGCCTGCTGCCAATTGGCACGGCGGCTGTATCAGTGCAACCGCTGCCATCATCAGGCCTCGCTGACCGCACGGACGATTTTTGACAGTACCAAGCTCCCTCTGACCACCTGGTTCCTGGCGATCTACCTGCTGACTCAACGCAAGAACAGCTTGTCGGCCTTGCAGCTCTCGCGTGAACTGGGCGTGAGCTACAACACGGCCTGGCAGCTCAAGCACAAGATCATGCAGGTGATGTTCGAGCGCGAACGGAACACGGTGCTCAGTGGTCGCATTGAAGTCGATGATGCCTATCTGGGTGGTGAGCGGCCGGGAAAGCGCGGTCGCGGCTCGGAGAACAAGGCTCCCTTCATCGCGGCGGTGCAGACCAGCGCAGAAGGTCACCCTCAGTATTTGCAGCTACGCCGTGTACGGGCCTTCACGCTCAAGGCGATCGGCAGTTACGCGCAACAGTCGGTGGCGCCTGGAAGTACCGTATTCAGCGACGGTCTTGCGTGTTTCCGGGCTTTCGATGCGCGGGAGTGCCAGCATTTTTCCATCGTGACAGGGAGTGGCCGGGCCAGTGCCCAGCATCCGACCTTCAAGTGGGTTAACACCCTGCTGGGCAACGTCAAAAACGCCCTGACCGGGACTTTCCATGCGTTCGATCTCAAGCATGCTCCGCGCTATCTGGCCGAGTTCGAGTACCGCTTCAACCGGCGCTTCGATCTTGGTGCCATGATAGAGCGGTTCAGTTATGCCGCATTGAGGACACCGCCTATGCCTTACCGGCTCCTCAAGCTGGCTGAGGTTTATGCGTAA
- a CDS encoding MFS transporter: protein MFEKPNPLPGSLSSRGRFTLLAVACLIIMVGTVVAPGLAIISSALGVSSHASWLVTLPALGVILFAPLAGRLIDRVGAYTALQIGLASYGLLGIAGRPGTGVCRPRIIGRRYSCGDGLWHQPYLALVSGA, encoded by the coding sequence ATGTTTGAAAAGCCCAACCCCCTCCCCGGTTCTCTCTCGTCACGCGGACGCTTCACACTGCTGGCCGTGGCCTGCCTGATCATCATGGTGGGTACGGTAGTAGCGCCCGGTTTGGCCATCATTTCTTCTGCTCTGGGCGTGAGTAGCCACGCCAGCTGGCTGGTCACCCTCCCAGCACTGGGTGTGATTCTTTTTGCGCCGCTGGCTGGGAGATTGATAGACCGTGTTGGTGCCTATACAGCGCTGCAAATTGGTCTAGCCAGCTATGGTCTACTGGGCATAGCTGGCAGGCCCGGCACTGGTGTTTGCCGACCGCGTATTATTGGGAGGCGCTACAGCTGTGGTGATGGTCTCTGGCACCAGCCTTATCTCGCATTGGTATCAGGGGCATGA
- a CDS encoding cysteine hydrolase family protein: MKQQPKRALIVIDVQNEYVSGNLRIEYPNIELSLGNIAKAMDAAHAANIPVIVVQHFAAADSPVFARGSQAAELHPLVAERPRDHLIQKAMASSFVGTDLGQWLREHEIDTLSVVGYMTQHCDDSTVRQAHHEGWQVELLHDATGSPPYRNNLGAASAEEIHRVFSIVMHTGFAAVVSTDEWLAALDSGEILQSDNIYLSNQRAIRDR, from the coding sequence ATGAAGCAACAGCCGAAACGCGCACTGATCGTAATCGACGTGCAGAACGAATACGTCAGCGGCAACCTGCGTATCGAATACCCGAACATCGAGCTGTCCCTGGGCAACATCGCCAAGGCCATGGACGCCGCCCACGCCGCCAACATTCCGGTAATAGTGGTGCAGCACTTCGCCGCCGCCGACTCGCCGGTATTCGCCCGCGGCAGCCAGGCCGCCGAGCTACACCCGCTGGTGGCCGAACGGCCGCGCGACCACCTGATCCAGAAGGCCATGGCCAGCTCCTTCGTCGGTACCGATCTCGGCCAATGGCTGCGCGAGCATGAGATCGACACCCTGAGCGTGGTCGGCTACATGACCCAGCACTGCGACGACTCGACCGTGCGCCAGGCCCACCACGAAGGCTGGCAGGTTGAACTGCTGCACGACGCCACCGGCTCGCCGCCCTACCGCAACAACCTGGGCGCGGCCAGCGCCGAGGAAATCCACCGGGTATTCAGCATCGTCATGCACACCGGCTTCGCCGCAGTGGTCAGCACCGATGAGTGGCTGGCCGCCCTGGACAGCGGCGAAATCCTGCAATCGGACAACATTTACCTGTCCAACCAGCGCGCCATCCGCGACCGCTGA
- a CDS encoding RcnB family protein, protein MKKTLSVICAALMFSAPLASFAQPGTPQDHQHQSNQQKYNGPDKKQSYRDPGFRPQPGMPVPHSQWKRGHLVAKTYRADRYWVTDWRSRHLPAPPKNHRWLRINGDYVLVVVGTGVIINILTGY, encoded by the coding sequence ATGAAAAAGACACTTTCAGTGATCTGCGCCGCGCTTATGTTCAGCGCTCCCTTGGCCAGCTTTGCTCAACCCGGAACGCCGCAGGACCACCAGCATCAGAGTAATCAACAGAAGTACAATGGGCCGGACAAAAAACAGAGCTATCGTGACCCGGGCTTCCGTCCACAGCCCGGCATGCCCGTGCCTCATTCCCAGTGGAAACGTGGCCACCTCGTCGCTAAAACTTATCGCGCCGATCGTTACTGGGTGACGGACTGGCGGTCGCGCCACTTGCCTGCTCCACCGAAGAACCATCGTTGGTTGCGCATCAACGGCGATTATGTGCTGGTTGTCGTCGGCACTGGCGTGATCATTAACATTCTCACCGGCTACTGA
- a CDS encoding IS3 family transposase (programmed frameshift), with product MSSYSPERKAALIRKLLPPQNMSVAELSRQEGISQATLYAWRTKLKAGGAVVPGDKKNADDWPAEAKFAAVLHAATLSEIELSEYCRSKGLYPEQLNAWRQACISGQLSAQAQRQADREQARADKKRIAELERELRRKDKALAETAAILVLRKKNECLLGKRQRGRLTSLPERQQLVERFNHAVASGARKAIACAEIGLSLRSLQRWALTPVIQADVRTTTLRPRPSNALSAEERRTILDACNSPPFASLPPSQIVPRLADQGRYLASEATFYRVLKAADQLHQRGRSHAPHKHAAPTTHSARKSNQVWSWDITYLQSPVRGQYYYLYLIEDIYSRKAVGWEVYEQESGERAAELMQRTVLGERCAGQPLVLHSDNGAPMKSVTLLSKLYDLGITPSRGRPRVSNDNPYSESLFRTLKYCPQWPQDGFADLDAARSWVRDFIRWYNHEHRHSRIRFVTPAQRHRGEDQEVLAKRHALYQQARHKHPHRWSGATRNWQPIGAVTLNPEREQPALKIAA from the exons ATGTCGAGCTATTCACCTGAGCGTAAAGCTGCCCTTATCCGTAAATTACTGCCGCCGCAAAACATGTCCGTGGCCGAGTTGTCGCGTCAAGAAGGTATCTCCCAAGCCACCCTGTATGCTTGGCGCACGAAGCTCAAAGCGGGAGGCGCGGTAGTGCCCGGAGACAAGAAAAACGCCGATGACTGGCCGGCTGAAGCCAAGTTCGCAGCGGTATTGCACGCGGCCACCCTGAGCGAGATCGAGCTCAGCGAATACTGTCGTAGCAAGGGCTTGTACCCTGAACAACTCAACGCGTGGCGCCAAGCCTGCATCAGTGGCCAGCTGTCTGCCCAGGCACAGCGTCAGGCTGATCGAGAGCAGGCGCGCGCCGACAAGAAACGCATCGCCGAGTTGGAGCGTGAACTGCGACGCAAGGACAAGGCGTTGGCGGAAACCGCCGCCATCCTGGTGCTGCGAAAAAAGA ATGAATGCCTTCTGGGGAAACGACAGCGAGGACGTTTGACCTCTCTGCCAGAACGGCAACAACTCGTTGAACGCTTTAACCATGCCGTTGCTTCTGGTGCACGCAAGGCAATTGCCTGTGCAGAGATCGGGCTGTCGCTGCGCAGCCTGCAACGCTGGGCGCTGACACCTGTCATACAGGCCGATGTGCGTACGACCACACTACGTCCGCGACCGAGCAATGCCCTGAGTGCTGAGGAGCGCCGCACCATCCTGGATGCCTGCAACAGCCCGCCATTCGCCAGCTTGCCGCCGAGTCAGATCGTGCCAAGGCTGGCCGATCAAGGTCGCTACCTAGCCTCAGAAGCCACCTTTTACCGCGTGCTGAAAGCCGCTGATCAGCTGCACCAACGTGGCCGCAGCCATGCGCCGCACAAGCACGCCGCGCCGACCACGCACAGTGCGAGGAAGAGCAATCAGGTCTGGTCATGGGACATTACCTACCTGCAATCGCCGGTGCGCGGGCAGTATTACTACCTGTACTTGATCGAGGATATCTACAGCCGCAAGGCCGTGGGCTGGGAGGTTTACGAGCAAGAAAGCGGCGAGCGTGCGGCCGAACTGATGCAGCGTACCGTGCTCGGCGAGCGCTGCGCGGGCCAACCCTTGGTGCTGCACTCGGACAACGGCGCGCCGATGAAATCGGTGACGCTGCTGAGTAAGTTGTACGACCTGGGCATCACCCCATCGCGCGGACGACCGCGGGTGAGCAACGACAATCCCTACTCAGAGTCGCTGTTTAGAACCCTGAAATACTGCCCGCAATGGCCGCAGGATGGCTTTGCCGATTTGGACGCAGCACGCAGCTGGGTGCGCGATTTTATCCGCTGGTACAACCATGAGCACCGCCACAGCCGCATCCGCTTCGTGACCCCGGCACAGCGCCATCGTGGAGAGGATCAAGAAGTGCTAGCCAAGCGTCATGCGCTGTACCAGCAAGCCCGTCATAAACACCCGCATCGCTGGTCAGGTGCAACGCGAAATTGGCAACCTATCGGCGCCGTCACACTCAACCCGGAAAGGGAGCAGCCGGCACTGAAAATAGCAGCTTAA
- the yiaY gene encoding L-threonine dehydrogenase, translating to MSSTFFIPSVNMMGIGSLDDAMLAIRKYGFRKALIVTDAGLAKAGVAAKVASLLAQQDINSTLFDGAKPNPTVSNVEKGLELLSRSDCDFIISLGGGSPHDCAKGIALCAANGGHISDYEGVDQSAKPQMPLIAINTTAGTASEMTRFCIITDEVRHVKMAIVDRNVTPLLSVNDPSLMAGMPKGLTAATGMDALTHAIEAYVSTAATPITDACALKAVELISANLRTAVAQGDDMTARENMAYAQFLAGMAFNNASLGYVHAMAHQLGGFYDLPHGVCNAILLPHVASFNASVCPARFKDIANAMGVDTQHLDAEKGAAAAITAIRKLSSDVGIPSGLAELGAKADDIPILATNAMKDACGFTNPRPANQDEIEQIFHTAM from the coding sequence ATGAGCAGCACCTTCTTCATTCCATCCGTGAACATGATGGGCATTGGCAGTCTCGATGACGCGATGCTCGCAATCCGCAAATATGGTTTCCGTAAAGCCTTGATCGTCACTGATGCGGGCCTGGCCAAAGCCGGCGTGGCCGCCAAGGTAGCCAGCCTTCTGGCTCAGCAGGACATCAACTCCACCCTGTTTGACGGCGCCAAACCGAATCCGACGGTCAGCAATGTCGAGAAAGGCCTTGAGCTGCTTAGTCGCAGCGACTGTGATTTCATTATTTCCCTGGGCGGCGGCTCACCCCATGACTGCGCCAAGGGCATTGCCCTGTGCGCCGCCAACGGTGGGCACATCAGTGATTACGAAGGCGTGGATCAATCCGCCAAGCCACAGATGCCGTTGATCGCGATCAATACCACCGCTGGCACGGCGAGTGAAATGACCCGTTTTTGCATCATTACCGACGAAGTCCGGCACGTAAAAATGGCCATCGTCGACCGTAACGTCACCCCACTGTTGTCGGTCAACGATCCTTCGCTCATGGCAGGCATGCCAAAAGGCCTGACCGCCGCCACCGGCATGGACGCGCTGACCCATGCTATCGAAGCCTACGTGTCGACTGCCGCAACGCCGATCACCGATGCCTGTGCACTCAAGGCCGTGGAATTGATCTCGGCCAACCTGCGCACTGCCGTTGCCCAGGGTGACGACATGACCGCCCGGGAAAATATGGCCTACGCGCAATTTCTTGCCGGCATGGCCTTCAACAATGCTTCGCTGGGCTATGTCCACGCCATGGCGCACCAACTGGGTGGGTTCTACGACCTGCCCCACGGTGTCTGTAATGCGATCCTGCTGCCCCATGTCGCCAGCTTCAACGCCAGCGTATGCCCGGCCCGGTTTAAAGACATCGCCAACGCAATGGGCGTCGACACCCAGCATCTGGATGCGGAAAAAGGCGCCGCCGCGGCCATCACCGCCATCCGTAAACTGTCTTCGGATGTCGGTATTCCGAGCGGCCTCGCCGAACTGGGCGCCAAGGCCGACGATATCCCGATCCTGGCAACCAACGCCATGAAGGATGCCTGCGGCTTTACCAATCCGCGTCCTGCCAACCAGGACGAGATCGAGCAGATTTTCCATACCGCGATGTAA
- a CDS encoding IS3 family transposase (programmed frameshift), with translation MSSYSPERKAALLNKLLPPQNMSVAALSRQEGIPEATLYAWRTKLKAGGAVVPGDKKQTDNWPAEAKFAAVLHAASLSEIELSEYCRSKGLYPEQISAWRQACISGQQSAQAQRQAEREQARADKKRIAELERELRRKDKALAETAAILVLRKKNECLLGKRQRGRLTSLPERQQLVERFNHAVVSGARKAVACAEIGLSLRSLQRWASTPVVQADVRTTTLRPRPLNALSECERSAILAACNSPEFASLPPSQVVPRLADQGRYLASEATFYRVLKAADQQHRRGRSHTPHKHAAPTTHNATKANQVWSWDITYLASKVRGKYYYLYLIEDIYSRKGVGWEVYEQESGELAAELMQRTVLTERCAGRPLVLHSDNGAPMKSVTLLSKLYDLGITPSRGRPRVSNDNPYSESLFRTLKYCPQWPQDGFADLDAARSWVRDFMRWYNHEHRHSRIRFVTPAQRHRGEDQEVLAKRHALYQHARNQHPHRWSGATRNWQPIGAVTLNPDREQPALKIAA, from the exons ATGTCGAGTTATTCACCTGAACGTAAAGCTGCCCTGCTGAACAAATTACTCCCGCCACAAAACATGTCTGTGGCGGCGTTGTCGCGCCAAGAAGGCATCCCCGAAGCGACGCTGTATGCTTGGCGCACCAAGCTCAAAGCAGGAGGTGCGGTGGTGCCTGGAGACAAGAAACAAACCGATAATTGGCCGGCTGAAGCCAAGTTTGCAGCGGTGCTGCACGCGGCGTCCTTGAGTGAGATTGAGCTCAGTGAGTACTGCCGCAGCAAGGGTTTGTACCCTGAGCAAATCAGCGCATGGCGCCAAGCGTGCATCAGCGGCCAGCAGTCGGCCCAGGCTCAGCGTCAAGCCGAGCGCGAACAAGCGCGTGCCGACAAGAAGCGCATCGCAGAGCTAGAGCGCGAACTGCGGCGCAAGGACAAGGCGCTGGCAGAAACCGCCGCCATCTTGGTGCTACGAAAAAAGA ATGAATGCCTTCTGGGGAAACGACAGCGAGGACGTCTGACCTCGTTGCCAGAACGGCAACAACTCGTTGAGCGTTTTAACCATGCGGTGGTTTCGGGTGCGCGCAAGGCGGTTGCCTGCGCTGAGATCGGGCTGTCGCTACGCAGCCTGCAACGCTGGGCGTCTACGCCGGTGGTGCAGGCTGATGTGCGCACCACCACGCTACGCCCACGACCGTTGAACGCCCTGAGTGAGTGCGAGCGCAGCGCGATCTTGGCTGCCTGCAACAGCCCGGAATTCGCCAGCCTGCCGCCCAGCCAGGTCGTGCCAAGGTTGGCCGATCAAGGCCGCTACCTGGCCTCGGAGGCGACCTTTTATCGCGTCCTTAAAGCAGCCGATCAGCAGCATCGACGTGGCCGCAGTCATACACCGCACAAGCATGCCGCGCCGACCACGCACAACGCTACGAAGGCCAACCAGGTCTGGTCGTGGGACATCACCTACCTGGCTTCAAAGGTGCGCGGGAAGTATTACTACCTGTATTTGATCGAGGATATCTACAGCCGCAAGGGCGTGGGCTGGGAAGTCTACGAACAAGAAAGCGGCGAACTGGCGGCCGAACTGATGCAGCGCACCGTACTGACTGAGCGCTGCGCCGGCCGGCCCTTGGTGTTGCACTCGGATAACGGCGCGCCGATGAAATCAGTGACGCTGCTGAGCAAATTGTACGATTTAGGCATCACCCCATCGCGCGGGAGGCCGCGGGTGAGCAACGACAATCCGTACTCAGAGTCGCTGTTTAGAACCCTGAAATACTGCCCGCAATGGCCGCAGGATGGTTTTGCCGATCTGGACGCAGCACGCAGCTGGGTGCGCGACTTTATGCGCTGGTACAACCACGAACACCGGCATAGCCGCATCCGCTTCGTGACCCCGGCGCAGCGGCATCGTGGCGAGGATCAAGAGGTGCTGGCCAAGCGTCATGCGCTGTACCAGCATGCTCGCAATCAACACCCGCATCGCTGGTCGGGCGCGACTCGAAATTGGCAACCTATCGGCGCTGTCACACTCAATCCAGACAGAGAGCAACCGGCACTGAAAATAGCAGCTTAA
- a CDS encoding YHYH protein produces the protein MRRVGPAPLDAILSAHTIAPFDDCGGHVNTHVGYHYHAVTDCLPRAPTTHRDLQGASAVAHGTQIGIAMDGYQIFSHFMVSGRRP, from the coding sequence ATGCGCCGGGTCGGCCCCGCACCGCTCGATGCGATCCTCAGCGCACATACCATAGCGCCCTTCGATGACTGCGGCGGCCATGTGAACACGCATGTCGGGTACCACTATCATGCCGTCACGGACTGCCTGCCGCGTGCGCCGACCACCCACAGAGATTTGCAGGGTGCGTCTGCGGTTGCGCATGGCACACAGATCGGCATTGCAATGGATGGCTATCAAATTTTCTCGCATTTCATGGTATCGGGACGCCGTCCCTAA
- a CDS encoding MFS transporter — MVSGTSLISHWYQGHERLKMLAQQGMAIELGGVLFLMAAGILAGIGWYWPFAIYLLAWVMLLMLRAWVPRRTPSDEQAGIATDTSSDSGIGMVWVYLAAAAAMMLFFTPIVLLPLELSGMGLGEMQIGLFLAAISLVAVVAAMLLPRIARQIGENITLTLAFASITVSLILFGLAEDMKLMSLGALFSGIGFGFSIPLVNHMTVERTPTARRGRNFAYLSMAIFSGQFLTSLLEFMPGQAALVFTVMAVAGSVTTLIYLLVWWNGRGVQNAQQA; from the coding sequence ATGGTCTCTGGCACCAGCCTTATCTCGCATTGGTATCAGGGGCATGAGCGTCTGAAGATGCTCGCCCAGCAAGGCATGGCTATCGAGCTAGGTGGTGTGTTGTTCCTAATGGCCGCCGGCATTCTGGCCGGGATCGGCTGGTACTGGCCCTTTGCGATCTACCTGCTGGCTTGGGTCATGCTGTTGATGTTGCGCGCATGGGTACCCCGTCGCACCCCCTCAGATGAACAAGCTGGCATAGCGACAGATACATCCTCTGACTCTGGTATTGGCATGGTATGGGTGTACTTGGCAGCCGCAGCAGCGATGATGTTGTTCTTCACGCCCATTGTGTTGCTACCACTAGAGTTATCCGGCATGGGCTTGGGCGAGATGCAAATCGGCCTCTTTCTTGCTGCCATCTCATTGGTAGCGGTAGTAGCGGCCATGCTATTGCCTCGGATTGCCAGACAGATCGGCGAAAACATCACCCTGACGCTGGCCTTTGCAAGCATCACGGTCAGTTTGATCCTGTTCGGACTCGCCGAGGACATGAAGCTAATGAGTCTCGGAGCCCTTTTTTCCGGTATAGGGTTCGGCTTCTCGATTCCGCTGGTCAACCACATGACAGTGGAGCGCACACCCACCGCACGCCGCGGCCGCAATTTTGCCTACCTGTCGATGGCTATTTTCTCGGGCCAGTTTCTGACCTCACTGTTGGAGTTCATGCCGGGGCAAGCCGCTCTGGTCTTCACAGTAATGGCGGTTGCAGGGAGCGTCACCACGTTGATCTACCTGTTAGTTTGGTGGAATGGAAGGGGTGTACAAAATGCGCAGCAAGCTTGA
- a CDS encoding helix-turn-helix domain-containing protein — protein sequence MQPHRVAVIAFDQISPFHLSVPCLVFGESLPGEHHYQLLVCATEPGRLRTTAGFELAVEHGLEVLCDAQTIIVPSWHDPAVRPPQALLDALVAAHERGAQLAGLCLGAFVLAEAGLLDGRQATTHWAWAQQFAERFPAVHLDADVLYVDDGKLLTSAGTAAGIDCCLHLLRQHYGAKAANRVARHLVVPPHRQGGQAQFIEQPLPATARDDRLSDLLDWVRANLDQAHSLDSLADKVLMSRRSFTRHFRQLTGGTVGDWLLAERLALSQRLLESTEQSIDHIAALAGFGSPVSLRHHFGRCLGVSPSRYRQSFRER from the coding sequence ATGCAGCCCCATCGCGTCGCCGTGATCGCGTTCGACCAGATCAGCCCGTTCCACTTGTCTGTGCCTTGCCTGGTGTTCGGCGAGTCCTTGCCCGGCGAGCACCACTACCAGCTGTTGGTGTGTGCGACCGAGCCGGGCCGGCTGCGCACTACCGCTGGTTTCGAGCTGGCCGTCGAGCATGGTTTGGAGGTCTTGTGTGATGCGCAGACGATCATAGTACCGAGCTGGCACGACCCGGCCGTGCGTCCACCGCAGGCGTTACTCGATGCGCTGGTCGCCGCCCATGAGCGCGGCGCTCAGTTGGCGGGGCTATGCCTGGGCGCCTTCGTACTGGCCGAGGCTGGCTTGCTCGATGGCCGCCAGGCCACCACCCACTGGGCCTGGGCGCAGCAGTTCGCCGAGCGCTTCCCGGCGGTGCATCTGGATGCCGACGTGCTCTACGTCGACGATGGCAAGCTATTGACCTCGGCCGGCACCGCCGCCGGCATCGATTGCTGCCTGCATCTGTTGCGTCAGCACTATGGGGCCAAAGCGGCGAACAGGGTGGCGCGGCACTTGGTGGTGCCGCCCCATCGCCAGGGCGGTCAGGCACAGTTCATCGAGCAGCCGCTGCCAGCGACGGCCCGCGATGACCGCCTCAGCGATCTGCTTGACTGGGTGCGGGCCAATCTAGATCAGGCGCACAGTCTGGACAGCTTGGCGGACAAGGTGCTGATGAGTCGGCGCAGCTTCACTCGGCATTTCCGTCAACTCACCGGGGGCACGGTAGGCGACTGGCTGCTGGCCGAGCGACTGGCCCTGAGTCAACGCCTGCTGGAGAGCACCGAGCAGTCCATAGACCACATCGCCGCGTTGGCCGGTTTCGGTTCGCCAGTGTCCTTGCGCCATCATTTCGGCCGCTGCCTGGGTGTCTCCCCCAGCCGTTACCGGCAGAGCTTTAGGGAACGCTAA
- a CDS encoding bacteriocin immunity protein — translation MIGQERPLSPRRRPTKLVHHFNSICEHPAGSDLIFCTEDDSDEGIEW, via the coding sequence GTGATCGGCCAAGAGCGGCCTTTGAGTCCAAGGCGCAGACCGACCAAGCTTGTGCACCACTTCAACAGTATCTGTGAGCATCCAGCAGGCTCCGACTTGATCTTCTGCACAGAAGACGATTCAGACGAAGGTATCGAATGGTGA